The Thunnus thynnus chromosome 1, fThuThy2.1, whole genome shotgun sequence nucleotide sequence AGACGAACAAAACGCGAGACTGTCGTGAAGGTACAGTTATTAGTTGTGATTTGGTgaagtttttttaatgttgttccGTTATCTTAACCTATCATTtgtgttagctaacgttagttgttgaataacattaacattagcaAGTTCGGCAGTGGAACTAACTTTTGTTAGAGAGTGTAGACAGGTGAAGCATGTTTTGAGGCGTTACTCCGGTGTGTTACAGTGATGCTGCAAAAAGTTGTGGAAGAGTGAAATGAAGGCATTCCCCGAGCAACgttatattaatgttaatgttaattatgCACACTTGGCAGGAAATGACACCTGTGCAGCTCCGACGGTCAACACGAAGCGGCCTGTTACCTAAACGCCTTCAATACTCTCCTGAAGACACAACTGAACCCCCCAAGAACAAAGTGAGACACACTTTAGAAACACCGAGAAACcatataacataacatttattattgttttttgttgttgttaatatgCCCATATTTTATTGTTAGAGAACCAAAACGCATGATGAAAATTACAGTCAGAGTAAGAGAAAGGACCTGAAGGAGGAGGACTCAGATGTTGAAAATAGTGATTTGGAGCGTACATCAGTAAGTATGAAGACCCTCATTTACATTCAGCTCTCATTTACTACATGTATGGATCCTATTGTTTTAATAagataagctttttttttcatcaagtCAAATCTTTTGAGCTTCTTGGCTACATGTAtagtagaaaaacatgtgtgGGCCAAATAGACATCAGTATTCTCAACTCAATGTTAAAGATTTCTGCAGAATATCAGCGCTGTATCTTTGTGTAACACAGGTTGGGCATGGAGGACTGTCTGCATATGAACTAGAGCGCCTGGAAAACATCAGACAGAACCAAGCGTTCCTGTCTTCCATCAATTTACTCCAGGTGGGTACACACAAGGATTGGTCACAGATACATGGGGTGGTATTCCCTATAGACCCAGGGACGTCTGGTTTCACTGCAGGATGATATTGAATTACTAACATTGTGAATTTCCCACCAACCtaaatttattttcatctcaGTTATTAATAAATATGTGGTTTTAATTCCATTTAATTAACCTTAGAATAGCTACAACAACCAATGACCTTTTAAATAAGACGaccaatgtatttttttaaaagaagttaatattacattttatattagtTTATCACTATATGCATTTTAGATCATATTGCCCAGctctatttgttttgtgtttttttttaagttgtgttGTAATAAAGAAAGCCTTGGATCAGCCTACAGTAAAAGTGGAATACTGTAAATAGTCTATGGCCTCATTACAACCTCAACAATCCTGTGTGAATTAACTACATCtttttttgcatgtgaaaagtgaaaatgtagGTCAgaactgtatgtatgtgtgtgcatttggcACACAAATGAATGATGTGTGTAAGAACTCTCTTCACTATCACCATCTTGTGGTATtaagtcttgttttctttttccaaaggCAACTGAGGAGTTCAAACAGTCAACACGGCCAAAGCCATCACAGAGGGGTCTCATGAGGTACAGTCGCCTGACAAACTGTTGCTGCTGGTTGGAGAGCTCTGAATAAGATAACTGAGTTGAGCATGACTTCTGACAAGACTGGGGAGCTGTAGGACTGAAGTGTTACAAAAttgtaatgagaaaaaaacagtaatgaaCATTCAGtgtcttgtagttttgtgtatatatgtaacATCATCCTACCAACTGCATAAACATCACAAGATATACAAGAACATCATGCATCATACTGTCACTCATTACTTAACGCGTTTGGGAACCTGCTGGTTTTTGagtttaaattaaacaaaagtaTAGCAAAGGGTCAGAAACATACAGTAGGTTGTGTGGAAACCATTAAGTGTGTAGGTGATTGGTAAAATGATTAAGTATGGCTAATTTAAGATTAAGTAAAGATATTATGTTAcatcttcttaaatgtgaggatttgcttttttcacaatttcataACACTGATCACTTGGGTTTTTTGACTGTCAGACAAACAAGTTGTTTGAGGACATCACTTCAGACTGtttgttagtttcagccctaaaaTAAGCTTTCAGTGATTAAAGGTCTTCTTGATGTCACTTTAATGATCAGTTTCTGTCGTGTCAGGTCACAGACCGGTGTAAGAGAAGTGCTGCCACCTCGCAAATCCCTGCGTCTCCAAAACAAAGAGGCAGAGGTCTTGAAACTCCCCCCTGAACCGAGAGGGACGTTGATCTATCAACAGGTAGCtacatatattaaaaaaaacaaaactataataTATTCATCACATCTCACTTGTCCCACTCCACTGCTGCATATAATTCTGTCTCTTAGCATTTCCTTTTCTCACCGTTGTTTCTTTTCTCGCGTTTGTTACTCACTTCAGTTGTTTTACTTGCTTTAAAGTCTTCGCCACTCAAGAAACCTCCTGGCCCACTGCCTATGGATCCAGTCAACATGGATGAAGGAAGCAAGCTGCCTTCACAACTTTTTGAGCTGTGCTCTGAGGTAGgatatttcatgttttgatATTTCATGTTCTCATTACAACCCTAAAATTTTGATGTTCCGTTCAATTACCATGCTGGCCTTCCAGATACACCACGCATTTTCTGCTCTCTATTTGTTTGCCTTTCAATTGATTTCCTCTCACATTAgtaaataaatgcagtgctgTTAAGCTGTGACTTCATGCAGAGTAATAGTTAAAGCTAAAAATATTTTGGAGATGCCTAACCTTGAGATACATAGCTTTGCATCTTTGTTTGggttgaaacattttttttgtttttattactcacGCAGCTTCAGAATCAATTATTAAACCAtaaaattgcttttcttttcaggactcaacagaaaaaaaggtggAACTTGATCTGAAAGAGTAAGATTTTAAGTTTTGATTCTGACATCAGCCTGTTGCTTAACTTATAAAGAAGTGACTGCTCCACCTTTTACTGAACATTATTTGATGTTTGTTGCATTAAtggtcacatttttttttttttttcaaacagctgaaaatgtttatacaGGTGGGCACAAATCTACACTGTTGTCTTCATGCAGGTACCGCTCTGCTCTTAAGAACATGAGAATAACTGAGGACAGAGTGGCCAAAGTGGTGAAGGATCGCATCTTCTCTGCTGCCTTCCACCCGTGCGCCAGCCGCCTGCTAATGGCTGCAGGAGATAAGTGGGGGAAAGTTGGACTCTGGAATTTGGTACGTTTTCTTTGCTGTGATCATAATGCTGTTTATAAAAGGAGTTTTCACAACTAAATGGCTGGAAGTGTGCCTCAAAACAACTCATATCAACTTTATCAACTTGAAGGATCTCACACATTACTAAACAGACCTTCAGGAGTTGTATTTGTAGCAATATAACTGTGTGAGGCTAATATTCACTAGTGTTTTAGAATTACTTCTGAAAATGTTTGGCTTTCTACATGTTTGACTTTCCTCAGCATTCAATCTATTACTTTTTCTCCCGTCCACTTCCTGGAATCAAAACATTCATCACTGGACACACATGAATACCGTTTAAATGTCAGAACTGTTTCATATCACCATACAAAATCCACATTCAGAATCCACACTCAGTTCCTTTTTCATGTGTATATTCCTTCAGGGTGGAGATTGGGGTGATGACGGTGTGCTACTCTTTGAGCCCCACACTCGTCCCGTGGGCTGCTTGGCGTTCTCCAGGGCTCATCCCACCCACCTGCTGAGCCTCAGCTATGACGGATCTCTACGCTGCATGGATGTAGAGAAGAGTGTCTTTGATGATGTGAGATACCTTTTGTTCCATGAAatgtattctttaaaaaaaatcacattgtaTAGGTTTTAAGGTAAACTGCCTGAATGCAAGCTTAAGTTTTCAAAATATACCATATAGAACATTTGCTCAAATTTCATAATTACCTCTCATGGTCAATCTGTTTGTACGTTGTTCTAGGTGTATGACATTGACGATGGCCTGAAAACATTTGACTTCATGTCACATGACTGTTTAACACTGTTGGTTGGGAACTGGTATGGAGAAGTTGCCATTGTCGATAGGCGCACTCCAGGGTAACGTATTCCTGTCTTAACTGGATGATgctgataatgataataagtcattttttttgttttatctccatAGTGTTAAAGAGTAACAGTATGTGTGAACAATGTGAACTGTTTTGTCACTTTATGATAATTTTCATAAGCATACATGCTTACACTTGCATTCAACTTCTCTGCAGAAACTCCCATGAGTCTCTCCACTCATTGGACCCCAAGACTCTGCGTTGTGTGAGCGTCCACCCTTTACAAAAGCAGTACTTTGCTGTGGCAGAAAGCAGGTATGACTGTTGATTTCCTCATACAAATCTGTTTGATTAGTTTTCTGTCTCgtgtcagtttgtctttttgatcATATCAAATTAAGGTTTTGATTGTGTCTGCAGGGTCGTGAGTATTTATGACAGCCGGTGCCTAAAGAAGACCACAAGCCAGGCAGTCTCCCAGCTGCACGGCCACTCTTTAAGCATAAGCAGTGCATATTTCTCTCCTTGTACAGGAAACAAAGTTCTCACCTCCTGTATGGATAACCATATAAGGTGAAGCTGGCTCAGCACTTTCAATGATTGTTGTGCTTATTGTGGTTTATTTTTCAATATCAGCTCAATTTATATCTTCAACTTTTTTTGACAGGATGTATGACACATCTGCAATGACCACTAAAGCTCCCTTGCTGACATCTATCAGGTACATACACTCAATTTAACTTCAACTTGTAATCGGATAAGTCATTATTTCACAGACACAGAAGATAGACAACACAGCACTTAAAATTTAGTTAATAGGAAAATACAAGATGTTAATAATTTCTTGATCAGTGGTAGTGTTCATGACTAGTGGGATGAAATCTCTGTggaaaagtttttgttttctgcttttttgttcTAAAGTCTGTGCGTTACTTGAGAGACTTATTCACAGCctgttttttcattcttcattttCAGACATGACATGCAAACTGGCCGCTGGCTGAGTAAACTATCAGCAGTGTGGGACCCTAAACGGGAAGATTGCTTTGTGGTAGGGAGCATGTCAAAGCCTCGGAGGGTGCAGGTGTTCCACGAAAGTGGCCAGCCCCAGCACTCCTTCGTAGATGATGAGAACTTGAACACTGTGCTGTCTGTCACTGCTTTCCACCCTACTAGGAATGCCTTACTGGGCGGCAATGCATCAGGGCGCCTGCATGTGTTCTCTGACTGAGATGAAAACCAAAAGACTCCAGGTCCTGGGGAATCACAGAGTAACAGCATGAGAATTGTTCCTCACTATTCCAATTAAACTACAATAATTGCAACATTGGGTAGGTTGTATCAAAGCGTAGGTGTATTTGAGGACTGTCCAGTTGTGCTGTATCCTAGATCACGGCAGTTACATATACAGTGAAACACATCACGGCCTCTGAATATCAAATGGTGtctatttaaaaaacaaaaacaaaaaaacaacccaaaaaactaaaacttcagtccatgttttcttgttttacaaTATCAAGTCagtgaatgtatgtatttttttctcaatgTCAAAGTGAAGACATATTCCTACAAATTAATCTAAAgtacaaatgtaaaatgactGTGTTCAAGTCCACTGAATGTCTAGTCTAAGTCAACTTTGCACATGAAGACACTGCACTCAATCTCTGTGAAATTGCATGGGGACTGCGTGAACAGCAATATTTGCCTGTAATACCAGATTGAACTGAGGTCTGTACTGTGACTGGGCTGCTCCAGAATAATATTGTTTTGAAGTCATTTCTGAAAATTTGGCTTCATGTTTGGGTTTGTTGTCTTGCTGGAGAATAGTCACAGCTCTCGAGGATGGCAGCAGGTTTTCTTCAGGGACTTACCTGCGTTTTGTTGCATTCATTTTACCCTCGACCTCTACAAGGTCTCTAGAGGCCCTGCTGCAGAAACACCTCTCCACAGCCTTCATGGTGGAGCTGGTGTGTGTCTTTGATGTGCGGTGCTTGGGTTATACCAAACTTAAGCATTTATTATGATAGCCAAAAAGCTCAGTTTTGGTCACAGATACTGGCCTGCTTTTGGCAGTTTTACAGCCGTCatactttttcctcttttcaatAATTGACTTCCCTGCAGTCCAGGGGATATTCAGTGCCTTGGGAATTATCTTGTCTCCTTCCCCTGATTAAGTGTGAAGGACCTTTTGAGATA carries:
- the wdr76 gene encoding WD repeat-containing protein 76 codes for the protein MSTRRTKRETVVKEMTPVQLRRSTRSGLLPKRLQYSPEDTTEPPKNKRTKTHDENYSQSKRKDLKEEDSDVENSDLERTSVGHGGLSAYELERLENIRQNQAFLSSINLLQATEEFKQSTRPKPSQRGLMRSQTGVREVLPPRKSLRLQNKEAEVLKLPPEPRGTLIYQQSSPLKKPPGPLPMDPVNMDEGSKLPSQLFELCSEDSTEKKVELDLKEYRSALKNMRITEDRVAKVVKDRIFSAAFHPCASRLLMAAGDKWGKVGLWNLGGDWGDDGVLLFEPHTRPVGCLAFSRAHPTHLLSLSYDGSLRCMDVEKSVFDDVYDIDDGLKTFDFMSHDCLTLLVGNWYGEVAIVDRRTPGNSHESLHSLDPKTLRCVSVHPLQKQYFAVAESRVVSIYDSRCLKKTTSQAVSQLHGHSLSISSAYFSPCTGNKVLTSCMDNHIRMYDTSAMTTKAPLLTSIRHDMQTGRWLSKLSAVWDPKREDCFVVGSMSKPRRVQVFHESGQPQHSFVDDENLNTVLSVTAFHPTRNALLGGNASGRLHVFSD